From the genome of Ailuropoda melanoleuca isolate Jingjing chromosome 5, ASM200744v2, whole genome shotgun sequence:
atcatgacctgagccaaaggcagacacttaaccaactgagccatccaagtgcccctcataaatttttttaagattttatttatttgacggagagagagagtgcatatgtGCGGGGGAgtagggaaggagagggggagagagagtcccaagcagactccccactcagtgcagagccctactcagggctcaatcccatgaccctgagatcatgacctgagccaaaaccaagcgtcagatgattaactgactgagccacccaggtgcctctatgtTGACAAATTTTAAAGCTCCAAGGATATAGTGAAAAATACTCCCCCCACCATCTGGATTCCCCTCTCCAGGGCTAATCAGTGTTACTAGTTTCAGGGGAACTCTCCCAGAGATGCTTTTATGTATAAGGACACGTGTTTAAGTTTACTTTTTGCCTACTTTTTACATAGATGGCAACACACCAAGCTCAGTGCTctgtactttgcttttttaaCTTACAGTATATTTTGGGAATTTTTCCATATGACTACCTAAAGTTCTGCCTCATTTGTTTATAACTTAGGTAGCTGACCTAAcctctttatgcctcagttttccaCCTACAAAAGGGCAGTGATGATAGTACGTACCACACGAGGCCGGGGTGAGGTCGAAGTGGATAATTGGTATAAAATGCTCAGAACAGTGCCCGATGCATAACAAGtgtttattacattattattaaggAGAGCTGGCAGTACCATGCCGGCAGTACCCTTGGGACTCCTCACTCCTTCATGTCTTCAACCGCCAAGCGACGCCGAGACCTATGCGCCAGGCTtcatgtgcattatctcatttcattcttttcaccATCTTTAGCGTCAGGAGCGCCATTTtccagatgcagaaactgaggctttgtCTGGTTACATGACCTGCCCAGGGTTACTTCGTTAGAAAGTGGTAGAGTTCAGAATTGAATCTGGGGCCCTTCCTTATCCCCTTGTCCCGTCTCCCAATGTGTGCAGGTAGAGATGCCGCCTGAGAAGTTCAGTGTGTTGGTGGAGAAGCTCTGTAAAGAGGGGCCAGCGGCCACCACGTCTGTGGCCTATGCCAAGCTCGTGCTGATGGTGATGACCAAGTATCAGGCCCATGTGAGTATTGGGAGGGCCACGAGGGCTGGTCCTGCTGCTCTGAGCGGGCCATGAGCGCGCACGTCTAGTTGTCAGCCAGGGAAACTGCAAGTTCAAGTCTCGGACTGGGGAATGAGATGGCGGAGGAGTTCGTTCAGCCAGCCTGCACCACCGTGGGCCAGATGCTCCGCGGGGCACTGCAGAATCAACAGTGACCATAACGCAGTCCCTGTCCTTGACTTGACACTCTCCACCGGTGCCAGGccagtggggtgggagagagcGGATAACCGGATCAGCCTAGTATCTGGAAGGAGCCGGGTGAGAGGTGTGTGCAGGGCATTTGGTtgccgaggaggaggaggcaacTAAACCTGGTTTGTGGTTGGGAGTGAGGACAGGCTTCTCAACTCTGAAAGGCTGAATGGCGGCCAGGGGCCAAGACTGAGGAAAGGGCATTTCAGGCAAAGGAAGCAGTATAAGCGGTAAGCGCCCAGGGGGTCTACAGGTAGCAGCTGAGGCCTAAGACATGAGAGTGGGTGGTGGTAGGGGTGAGGTTAGAGGTCAGAGTTAAAACACTGAGAGCTAATATCACAGAGCCCCTGCTATGTCTGAGGCACTGTTCGGAGCCCTTTGTTTATGTTAACTTGCTAGTTTATTCCACGTATTAGCCCAATGAGAAAATActattattagctccattttataggtgaggaggTTGAGACCCAGAGGAGGTTaaaatgacctgcccaaggtcacgtggCCAGGCCATGTTACCATCTTAGGAAAGACCCCAGAAGTTATGAAGAGGGGCATGGACTTTGTCTTGAAAGCCAGGTGTCCTTGGCTGTTGGCTCTTTACCTTTTGGGGGGAGTCACAGGCCCATTTAATGATTTGATGAAACCTATAGATCctcccagaaaaatgaaatctgaacACACATCTTATGCGAAATTTCAGGAGACTCCTGGATCCTCTGGGGACCGTGTAGATCCTGGAGGAAGGGCCTCCAATATGAGACATCAGTAGTTATCCCAGGGCCCCCCTGAAGCCGGGATGACTTGgtcaaatttgtgttttataaaggCACCTGTGGCATCTGTAATTAGTAGGGATTGGAGAAAAGGTACAGGGCAGAGACCTTGTTGTCAGGAGGTTACAGCGACAGGCCAGGGAAGAAATAGCGTGGCCCAGAAGGAATGTGGCAGCCATAGCGGAGTatctctgactctcagtttctcatctgtgtaATGGGAGGGTTGTGCAGATTACATGAAGTTGTGTTTATAAGTGTTGTCACGTAGTAAGCACCCAATAATTGTCAACTGTTATTAGCGTGGCTGACTTAGTAAGTTGTACAGTTAATATTTGACCCCAGGTCCATTTGAACCCAAAGACTTTGCATAATCATGGTAAAGTAATGCATTTAGATATCTCCTGCATGGTCCTTGTGTCCTgaattcctctctccttcctagACAGGGCcatggggcagaggggaaaggggacgAATCAGCTGCTGGAGTCCTGATATGATTCTTCCTTGTCCCCAGATCACTGAGATCCAGAGGCTGGGCCTGGCCACAGCCATAGAGCTCAACACCACTTTCCTGAGGAAGTCCCTGCAGGCCGCCCTGAGACATCTGGCCCCCTGACCGTGCACCAAGGGACCACACTGCTGGAGCGCCCTCACCAGCTGCCTGAAGGATACTTCTGCCCTCTGCACCTCACCCTGACCCCTCACCTGGGGGTAAAGGCTGAGCCTGGTCATCCCAGGGGTCTGCTGCCTCCCTGCTCCAGGATGCAGAGAAGACATCTTGGCCTCCCAGCCAGCAGGAAAGCTCCTGGGCTAAGCAGCTTGATGAGCCTTCTTTCCAGCTCAAAAGTGACTCCTTGTCACTTTTACTGCAGACTGTGGGGACAGAAACTTTCTGAAAGGCCTCAGTAGGGTCAAAGCAGACCCAGGTAGATGAGTGATGCTTCAGGAGGCCTGAGGTGACCTGTGTCCTCAGCCCGAACATCTTGCACTCAAGTGTATATTATGACCCTCTGTGTTCTTTCTGACTTggataataatttattaaaaagcagGTATTTAATAAAAAGCAGGAAGTTTAATGTCTTCTTCGAAGCAATGTCTCCTTCCTATGAACTCTGGGTATTTGTTGAAAACCAAcagacaccaccaccacccaccctaCTCAGTGACAAGGGGCATCTTTTTCCTGGTGAAATGTTCTGTGAGGGGAAGGTGACGGAGTTCTcgagttcattcattcagttctgGGTGCTGATGTGTGGCGCCACTCCCCTCAGCCCCGTCAGAGCTGTCTGCTGAGTAGATGGAGTGTGCACTGACCCCTGGGACGGGCCTTGGAGGTGGGTGCAGCTGTCGAGTTGGAGAAGGTTGGTTCGTGGTAAACACTTAACCTAGGGTTGGTGTGATTCAATCGACTCTCAGGTACCTTCCCAGCTCTTCCCCACTGGAGGCTTCGACGGGCCGGGAACAGAACTTTCATGACATTTCCCTTCTCACGACTTCTCCGAAACCATGAGCCCCAGAGCACAATGATGAGGGAGAGGTCAGGAGTAAGGCCCGTTTTTGAGGCCCGAAGCAGGTGCggagggcaggaggaggcggGCAGAAAAGGGTGGAGGGACAAACATGCGGGAACTGCACGCTCTCAGCGGCCATTACGCTGCGGTGCCCAGGACCGGGCTCTTAAGTGCCTGGCAGTAGCTGGCGCGAATGGGGATATTCTCCGCGTGCCACGGGGCGCCCAAGACCGCCGCACCTCCTCTCCCTTCGAGCCCGTCTGGCTGCGCAACGTGCGGCAGCGCCCTCTAGCGGCCGCAGACGGCGGTGCTCCCAGGGGTTGAGCGACCCAGCCGCGCTCGGGAGGGAAGATACAGGAAAAGGCATCTCGCGAGAACAAGAGCCTTATTTGAACGCATGCGCGAACTAGATTACTCTCTTTCCTGTTACTGCGGCGTGGAGAATCATGAGGTGAGAAGCGCTAAGGGAGCCATCCACTCTCATCCGCGATCCCTGGCactctggtggggagggagacttGCGGGCTGAATCGGGGGGTGGTCTTTGCCCCTGTTCGCTAAGGGGCATTTCTCGCCGGGCGCCGCCCTGCAGTCACCGGCGTTCCAGTCCGCCCGCCGGGCCCGTCCCCCAGTAGGGTGTCTCTTTCTCGGGGCTTGCATCGTGGTCGCACCCAAATCGCCGGAGGTGGTGTGCGGAATCCCTTTGGGGCCCGTCTGCCTGCCCGAGGCTGCCGATCCGGGCTTTGCAGGTGCTGAGTGCTCGTCTTGGTTCTCTCTCGCAGCAGCAAAGTCTCCCGCGACACGCTGTACGAGGCGGTGCGGGAAGTCCTGCACGGGAACCAGCGCAAGCGCCGGAAGTAAGCCGGGGCTCGGCGGGGAGGGCAGCGGCGTGGGAAGCCGTGGGCGGCCGCCTGACTTTGGTGCCTTCTCTAAGGTTCTTGGAGACGGTGGAGCTGCAGATCAGCCTGAAGAACTATGACCCTCAGAAGGACAAACGCTTCTCGGGCACCGTCAGGTTGGCACCGCTCTGACCCCACCCAGCCCTCCGTGCCCCCCCCGTAGCCCCCGCCACCTTCCAGGCTCCTGTTGAGCTTGAGGCGGGCGGGCACGGGCGGCACGGacgcgcctgggtagttcagacCCCCTGCCCCGGGCAGGCGTGGCTGGACGGACCCCCACCCTGGGTCTTAAAACAAGAGGGGAGGCGTGGGGAGGCCTTGGCCGAGCCCGCCGGCTAGTTTGAGAAGCCAGACTAGCTGTTGGTGAATGTGGACGTTCTGGGTAAGGCTCCGTGGCTGCAGCGGTCCCAGACCCCTTCACCTGCTTTCGGACCCCCCCAGACTGGGCTTGACCTGTTCTGTCCCTCAAAACGCAGGCTTAAGTCCACTCCCCGCCCCAAGTTCTCCGTATGTGTTTTGGGGGACCAGCAGCACTGTGATGAGGCCAAGGCAGTGGATATTCCCCACATGGACATTGAGGCGCTGAAGAAACtcaacaagaataaaaaattagtCAAGAAGCTGGGTGAGTGTGGCTTGGGGTGGTTCTGTATTTGGGCAGACAGTTGTCGTGGGAGTGGTAGAAAAATGACAGTACTGCCATCTGGATTTTAAAATGGTGGAAGAGGGTGCAGAGAATCATGATGGAACGGATATGCTCTGGTGGGTTAACTTGAGTGatagtttttaatcttttaaaggttcctttttatatttgctttgagGGTTCTTTCTAAACAGGTGGGCTCCTCATTATGTTCTGAATTGGGATTTCTACTTAaaagcttccccccccccaatctttgTCCTGTGTGGTGTGAGCATTTCAGGGATAGGAAAGCAGTACCTTGGTTGTCCTGTAACTAGAAAGTAGGCAGACAGGATTTGAACTCGAGGAGTCTTAACCAGCGTGTGCATTTACTATTGGAACATGAGGAAGATGGGTCAGCCTGGGTTTCTGACACCACGTTTCATGTGAATGTTAGGCCAGTAAAAGTCCAGGGGATAGAGATAAGCTGAATAAGGAGGGGACTGAAAAGACTTGGTATGTGGAGAATTGGGATAGAGTGTAGTGGTTAGAGGCCACTTTCGTGGTTGGATGACAGCTCTGGAGGTTGCCTTTGGGGGCGAGATGCTGAGCATCCAATGACTTGTTTTTACCAGCCAAGAAGTACGATGCCTTTTTGGCTTCAGAATCTCTGATCAAGCAGATCCCACGAATTCTTGGCCCAGGGCTGAATAAGGCTGGCAAGTTCCCTTCCTTGCTGACTCACAATGAGAACATGGTGGCCAAAGTGGACGAAGTGAAGTCCACCATCAAATTCCAGATGAAGAAGGTAAGGAGGTCTGACTGGGTTGCATAGGTTCAGCTGTGGTGATGGTGGCACCACCAGGCCTGAAGTTTGTGCCCTCTCTAAATGGGAGCCCTGGTTTGCATTTCTGTGGATACTTAGGACATGACAGTCACCAGGCAGGATTGAAGCTTTTCACATAGGCCTGGTCTTCCTGGCCTGGGAATAGGGGACAGAGTACTGTTCGTTAGGGTCActggagtggggggatgggcctACAGATATGCCCACTCTGACTCTTCCATCTAGCCACCAGCCTGATTTGACTTGACTCTTCCCACAGGTGCTGTGTCTGGCAGTGGCTGTTGGCCACGTGAAGATGACAGATGATGAGCTTGTATACAATATCCACTTAGCTGTCAATTTCCTGGTGTCCTTGCTCAAGAAGAATTGGCAGAATGTCCGGGCCTTATACATCAAGAGCACCATGGGCAAGCCCCAGCGCCTGTACTAAGGCACAGCTTAATAAACCCGAGCGCTACCGTGACCTGTCTGCCTGTGACTGGGGGGTGCTCTGTGTGCTGACGTTGCCTGCCATAGCGCTGTGCTGGTGGCGGCAGTTTCTGGCACCCAGCGATGGGTGGTCATGCTCTCCATACTGCAAGCCAGGAAGTACATTTTATCTACCTTCAAAACCATGTAGTCTTATTATTTCGATCTCTTGGCTACTTTATAATGTAACGTGATAGTGGGGCTGCTTACTAGGACTGAAGCTTTTCTGAACCTTGGGAAGGGCAGATCTCTAGGACTAGGGCTCCAGCCTGCAGTGCTCCCACTGCTTACTAGTGGAAAGAGAGGGCTAGGACCTTCACATTGAGGACACTGACTCAGTTCTCAGCAGCATACTTAAACTATGACCTGAAGTTGCTTCTGTCTACACCGTGGTTTCTTTCCTTGGGCTTCTGTTTTGTCCTTCTAAGTTGTGCATTTGGGCCCTTGGTAGGGACCACAAGGAATGTTTCAGATTGAGATTGGGTTCCTAGATTCTTCAGATGGCAGTGGTCCACAACCATGATTTCCTTGTCTGACTCCAAATTAAATAATCTATTCAGGGTAGCAATTTAGGCTTGTGAGGTGCTTAGGAAAACACAAGTAGGAGACCTTGTACAATACTGTAATTGCTCCTGTTTTCTAGGGGAGCTAAGTGAATGGGTAGAATGGGCTGTGGAAACTTCAGGCCCTCTGCTCTCCAGGTAGGCTCTGTCCCCTTACTGACCTGAGACACTTAGCTGTTGGGagtttttgtttgatttgggaAATACCAGTGATTTGACTTGAATCTGCTTCACTTGACTTTGGTAAAGTAACAAGTTCATCCCTCCATCTTTTAATACAGCTGAAGGGGTaggagcctctgactcttgatagctcttgattttggctcaggtagtgagaTGGAGGCTGCATGCTGTATGGAGTCTGCCTGGGAGTCTCCCCTGCTCACGTGcgtgctctaaaataaatggatgtttttaaaaaatagagctgaAAGGCAAATCCAAAGCATAAATAGAAGGTGCCTCAAAACAAGTTTGAGCCGTAAACAATATACACGATTTTCACCAAagatcttggttttgttttttacttctatTGTAGCTTTTAAGTTAGTGATTTTGCTTACGGGTAAAATGGCTACAACCTGATCTTAAATGAGCCTTGAATTTGG
Proteins encoded in this window:
- the RPL10A gene encoding 60S ribosomal protein L10a (The RefSeq protein aligns at 99% coverage compared to this genomic sequence): MSSKVSRDTLYEAVREVLHGNQRKRRKFLETVELQISLKNYDPQKDKRFSGTVRLKSTPRPKFSVCVLGDQQHCDEAKAVDIPHMDIEALKKLNKNKKLVKKLAKKYDAFLASESLIKQIPRILGPGLNKAGKFPSLLTHNENMVAKVDEVKSTIKFQMKKVLCLAVAVGHVKMTDDELVYNIHLAVNFLVSLLKKNWQNVRALYIKSTMGKPQRLY